The following are encoded in a window of Aromatoleum petrolei genomic DNA:
- the pheT gene encoding phenylalanine--tRNA ligase subunit beta translates to MQFSEQWLRSLVNPPLDSEALGHLLTMAGLEVEESAPVAPPFTGVVVARIVEAEKHPNADKLKLCKVDAGQGELLQIVCGAPNAAVGMKVPCAIVGAKLPGFEIKAAKLRGVESFGMLCSARELGLSEDHSGLMDLPEDAPIGTNLRDYLALDDTLFTIKLTPNRSDCLSLLGVGREVAALTGQPLSAPQIVTVPPTIDDRRAIVLDAPAGCPRYCGRIVRGVDAKAPTPDWMKQRLQRCGVRSISALVDVTNYVMLELGQPLHAFDDSRLAGAIHVRYPREGEQVLLLNEQTVTPAADTLLIADEARALALAGIMGGEESGITLETTDMFLESAFFAPDAIAGRARNYGFVSDASHRFERGVDFELAAGAIERATQLILEICGGAAGPVVEAVSKEHLPARKPVRLRPARARRLLGIRPDDAEIVKLLSGVHLGVRQEGEDLLVEPPSFRFDIEIEEDLIEEIARLYGYDNIPAVPPQGGLAMLDRSESGRSTWDVRHLLAGRDYQEVVNYAFVEEAWERDFCANETPIRLANPIASQMSVMRSSLVPGLAGTLVANRKRQLNRVRVFEIGRCFERKADGEPVVGFHQPVLVAGLAAGPALPEQWGASTRNVDFYDVKGDVEALFAPRTLRFEPVSDPALHPGRAAAVLLDGRRIGVVGELHPVWVQRYDLGAAPVVFEFDMDAVLLADLPAYVEISRQPAVTRDLALVVEQALPVGRVIEVLNESAPAMVKGVELFDVYHGKGIDPGKKSLAFRVLMQDTQRTLEDAEVDAAVTAIVRHAETVLGARLRG, encoded by the coding sequence ATGCAATTCTCGGAACAGTGGCTGCGGAGCCTCGTCAATCCTCCGCTCGACAGTGAGGCGCTCGGACATCTCCTGACGATGGCCGGCCTTGAGGTGGAAGAGTCCGCGCCGGTTGCGCCGCCCTTTACCGGCGTCGTCGTCGCCCGCATCGTCGAGGCGGAAAAACATCCCAATGCCGACAAGCTCAAGCTGTGCAAGGTCGACGCCGGGCAGGGCGAACTGCTGCAGATCGTCTGTGGCGCCCCCAATGCCGCCGTGGGCATGAAGGTCCCGTGCGCCATCGTCGGTGCGAAGCTGCCGGGCTTCGAGATCAAGGCCGCCAAGCTGCGTGGCGTGGAGTCCTTCGGCATGCTGTGTTCGGCTCGCGAGCTCGGGCTGTCCGAAGATCACTCCGGCTTGATGGATCTTCCCGAGGACGCGCCGATCGGCACGAACCTGCGCGACTACCTTGCGCTCGACGACACGCTGTTCACGATCAAGCTCACGCCCAACCGCTCCGACTGCCTGAGCCTGCTCGGGGTTGGACGCGAGGTCGCGGCGCTGACCGGGCAGCCCTTGTCGGCGCCGCAGATCGTGACGGTTCCGCCGACGATCGACGACCGTCGCGCCATCGTTCTGGATGCCCCGGCCGGGTGCCCGCGTTACTGTGGGCGCATCGTGCGCGGTGTCGATGCGAAGGCGCCGACGCCGGACTGGATGAAGCAGCGTCTGCAGCGTTGCGGCGTACGCTCGATCAGCGCGCTCGTCGATGTCACCAACTACGTGATGCTCGAGCTCGGTCAGCCCCTGCATGCTTTCGATGACTCGCGTCTGGCCGGTGCGATCCACGTGCGCTATCCGCGCGAGGGTGAGCAGGTGCTGTTGCTCAACGAGCAGACAGTGACCCCGGCGGCGGACACGCTGCTAATCGCGGACGAGGCGCGTGCGTTGGCGCTTGCGGGCATCATGGGCGGTGAGGAGAGCGGGATCACGCTTGAGACGACGGATATGTTCCTCGAGAGCGCCTTTTTCGCCCCCGATGCGATTGCGGGTCGGGCGCGCAACTACGGTTTCGTGTCCGACGCGTCGCACCGCTTCGAGCGCGGCGTGGACTTCGAGCTCGCCGCGGGTGCGATTGAGCGTGCGACCCAGTTGATCCTCGAGATCTGCGGCGGCGCAGCGGGGCCGGTGGTCGAGGCAGTCTCGAAAGAACATCTGCCAGCGCGCAAGCCGGTCCGTCTGCGCCCGGCACGCGCGCGCCGCCTGCTCGGCATCCGCCCCGATGACGCCGAGATTGTGAAGCTCCTCAGTGGAGTCCATCTCGGTGTCCGCCAGGAAGGGGAGGATCTGCTGGTCGAGCCTCCTTCCTTCCGTTTCGACATCGAGATCGAAGAGGATCTGATCGAGGAGATTGCGCGACTCTACGGCTACGACAACATCCCGGCCGTGCCTCCGCAGGGCGGTCTGGCGATGCTGGACCGTTCCGAGTCCGGCCGCAGTACCTGGGACGTCCGGCATCTGCTGGCCGGACGCGACTACCAAGAGGTCGTCAACTACGCATTCGTCGAAGAGGCGTGGGAGCGTGATTTCTGTGCCAACGAGACGCCGATCCGGCTTGCGAACCCGATTGCCAGCCAGATGAGCGTGATGCGCAGTAGTCTGGTTCCCGGGCTTGCCGGCACTCTCGTCGCCAACCGCAAGCGCCAACTTAACCGCGTGCGCGTGTTCGAGATCGGGCGCTGCTTTGAACGCAAGGCGGACGGTGAGCCTGTTGTGGGTTTCCATCAGCCGGTGCTTGTCGCCGGTCTCGCCGCCGGGCCGGCGCTGCCGGAGCAGTGGGGGGCGTCGACGCGCAACGTCGACTTCTATGATGTGAAGGGCGACGTCGAGGCGCTGTTCGCACCGCGCACCCTGAGGTTCGAGCCGGTATCCGACCCCGCACTTCATCCCGGCCGTGCCGCAGCGGTGCTGCTCGACGGGCGTCGCATCGGCGTCGTTGGTGAGCTGCATCCGGTGTGGGTGCAGCGTTACGACCTGGGTGCTGCGCCGGTAGTGTTCGAGTTCGACATGGATGCGGTGCTGCTCGCGGATCTGCCCGCGTATGTCGAGATCTCGCGGCAGCCCGCGGTCACCCGCGACCTCGCGCTTGTGGTCGAGCAGGCGCTGCCGGTGGGGCGCGTTATCGAGGTGCTGAACGAATCAGCGCCCGCCATGGTGAAGGGGGTCGAGCTCTTCGATGTGTACCATGGCAAGGGCATCGATCCGGGGAAAAAGAGCCTTGCGTTCAGGGTGTTGATGCAAGATACTCAGCGGACGCTTGAGGATGCAGAGGTGGATGCCGCAGTCACGGCGATTGTGCGCCACGCTGAAACTGTGCTCGGCGCCCGCTTGCGTGGATAG
- the infC gene encoding translation initiation factor IF-3 — MAQEKKQRVNEEISAPEVRLLGEEGEPIGIVSLRTALEAAEEAGLDLVEIAPMAQPPVCRVMDFGKFKYQEQKKAHEAKLKQKQVQIKEVKLRPATDENDYQIKLRNLKRFLEEGDKCKVTLRFRGREMAHQEFGLRQLERIKADLEEQGQVEQMPKMEGRQMVMVIAPIKKNR, encoded by the coding sequence ATCGCTCAAGAAAAAAAGCAGCGCGTCAATGAGGAGATCAGCGCGCCCGAAGTTCGTCTGCTCGGTGAAGAGGGCGAACCGATCGGTATTGTTTCCCTGAGAACGGCTCTCGAGGCTGCGGAAGAAGCAGGTCTCGATCTTGTCGAAATCGCGCCGATGGCGCAGCCGCCCGTATGTCGGGTTATGGATTTCGGCAAGTTCAAGTACCAGGAACAGAAAAAGGCCCACGAAGCCAAGCTCAAGCAGAAACAGGTGCAGATCAAGGAGGTCAAGCTCCGGCCTGCCACCGACGAAAACGACTACCAGATCAAGTTGCGCAACCTCAAGCGCTTCCTTGAAGAAGGTGACAAGTGCAAGGTGACGCTGCGTTTCCGCGGTCGGGAAATGGCGCACCAGGAATTCGGTCTGCGTCAGCTCGAGCGGATCAAGGCCGATCTGGAAGAGCAGGGTCAGGTCGAGCAGATGCCCAAGATGGAAGGGCGTCAGATGGTCATGGTTATCGCCCCGATCAAGAAGAATCGCTGA
- the pheS gene encoding phenylalanine--tRNA ligase subunit alpha, whose amino-acid sequence MDKLDQLVQQAAAEFAAAADGVQLEQAKARFLGKTGVLTEQLKGLGKLAPEERRAAGAEINRAKDAIEAALEARRNALREAALLAQLAAEALDVTLPGRGSSVGGLHPVSRTLERIEGLFRSIGFVVADGPEIETDWHNFTALNTPENHPARSMHDTFYLEGNDEVLLRTHTSPVQVRAMLDHAARHAGAEHLPELRIIAPGRVYRVDSDATHSPMFHQVEGLWVGENVSFADLKGVIADFLRKFFETEDLQVRFRPSFFPFTEPSAEIDVAFMSGALKGRWLEIAGCGMVHPNVLRFGGIDPERYTGFAFGMGPDRLTMLRYGVNDLRLFFEGDLRFLSQFR is encoded by the coding sequence ATGGATAAGCTCGATCAACTCGTTCAACAGGCTGCGGCCGAGTTCGCCGCGGCAGCGGACGGCGTCCAGCTCGAACAGGCCAAGGCGCGCTTTCTCGGCAAGACGGGCGTGCTCACCGAACAGCTCAAGGGGCTCGGAAAACTCGCGCCCGAAGAGCGCCGCGCAGCCGGTGCCGAGATCAACCGCGCCAAGGACGCGATCGAGGCGGCGCTCGAAGCCCGCCGCAATGCCCTGCGCGAAGCCGCCCTGCTCGCCCAGCTGGCCGCCGAAGCGCTCGATGTGACGCTTCCCGGTCGCGGAAGCTCGGTCGGCGGGTTGCACCCGGTGAGTCGCACGCTGGAACGCATCGAAGGCCTCTTCCGCTCGATCGGATTCGTTGTTGCCGACGGCCCCGAGATCGAGACTGACTGGCACAACTTCACCGCGCTCAACACGCCGGAAAACCACCCGGCGCGTTCCATGCACGACACCTTCTACCTCGAAGGCAACGACGAGGTGTTGCTGCGAACGCATACCAGTCCCGTGCAGGTGCGCGCGATGCTCGATCACGCTGCTCGCCATGCCGGAGCCGAGCACTTGCCCGAGCTGCGCATCATTGCGCCCGGCCGGGTGTATCGCGTCGATTCGGACGCCACGCATTCGCCGATGTTTCACCAGGTCGAAGGCCTATGGGTCGGCGAGAACGTCAGCTTCGCGGACCTCAAGGGCGTGATCGCCGACTTCCTGCGCAAGTTCTTCGAAACCGAAGATCTGCAGGTGCGCTTCCGTCCCTCCTTCTTCCCGTTCACCGAGCCCAGTGCCGAGATCGACGTCGCGTTCATGAGCGGCGCGCTCAAGGGGCGCTGGCTCGAGATCGCCGGCTGCGGCATGGTGCATCCGAACGTGCTGCGTTTTGGCGGCATCGACCCCGAACGCTACACGGGCTTTGCCTTCGGCATGGGGCCGGACCGCCTCACGATGCTGCGCTATGGGGTCAACGATCTGCGCCTGTTCTTTGAAGGCGACCTGCGCTTCTTGAGCCAATTCAGGTAA
- the rplT gene encoding 50S ribosomal protein L20 → MPRVKRGVTARARHKKVLDQAKGYRGRRKNVYRIAKQAVMKAGQYAYRDRRQRKRQFRALWIARINAAAREVGLTYSTFMNGLKKAAIEVDRKVLADLAVFDKPAFAALADQARAKLAA, encoded by the coding sequence ATGCCCCGAGTTAAACGTGGTGTAACCGCCCGCGCGCGTCACAAGAAGGTTCTCGATCAGGCCAAGGGTTACCGCGGCCGTCGCAAGAACGTATACCGCATCGCCAAACAGGCGGTGATGAAGGCCGGTCAGTATGCCTACCGTGACCGTCGTCAGCGCAAGCGCCAGTTCCGCGCCCTGTGGATCGCCCGTATCAACGCCGCTGCGCGTGAAGTGGGTCTGACCTACAGCACCTTCATGAACGGTCTGAAGAAGGCCGCCATCGAAGTCGATCGCAAGGTGCTGGCCGACCTGGCCGTCTTCGACAAGCCCGCCTTTGCGGCGCTTGCAGACCAGGCCCGGGCCAAACTCGCTGCGTAA
- the rpmI gene encoding 50S ribosomal protein L35, with amino-acid sequence MPKMKTKSGAAKRFKVRSSGGIKRSQAFKRHILTKKTTKSKRQLRGMTEVHAADEKLIRAMLPYA; translated from the coding sequence ATGCCGAAGATGAAGACCAAGAGCGGGGCCGCGAAGCGGTTCAAGGTCCGCTCGAGCGGTGGGATCAAGCGGTCCCAGGCGTTCAAGCGCCACATCCTTACCAAGAAGACCACCAAGAGCAAGCGCCAGCTGCGCGGCATGACGGAAGTCCACGCCGCCGACGAGAAGCTGATTCGCGCCATGCTGCCGTACGCTTGA
- the thrS gene encoding threonine--tRNA ligase: MPNITLPDGSVRSFDHPVTVLEVAASIGAGLAKASLAGKVDGKLVDVSHRIENDASLAIVTDKSEEGVEIIRHSTAHLLAHAVKELFPDAQVTIGPVIENGFYYDFSYKRPFTPEDLESIEKRMAELAKREISVAREVWSRDKAVEFFKSQGENYKAEIIASIPQGEDVSLYRQGDFIDLCRGPHVPSTGKLKVFKLTKLAGAYWRGDSKNEMLQRVYGTAWAKKEDLESYLHMLEEAEKRDHRKLGRLLDLFHLQEEAPGMVFWHANGWTLWQQVEQYMRRTILDNGYQEVKTPQIVDRSLWEKSGHWGMYSDLMFTTQSEKRDYAVKPMNCPCHIQIFNQGLKSYRDLPLRMAEFGSCHRNEPSGSLHGIMRVRNFVQDDAHIFCAEDQVQSESAAFISLLQKVYADFGFNDILIKLSTRPDKRVGTDEQWDAAEAALAAALDAQGLAYELQPGEGAFYGPKIEFSLKDCLNRVWQCGTLQLDFNLPVRLGAEYVAEDNTKKFPVMLHRAILGSLERFIGILIEHFAGALPLWLSPVQAVVLNISEGQSEYATEVTKRLKRAGFRIEADLRNEKITYKIREHSVHKLPYQIVIGEKEKAAGLVAVRARGGQDLGQMTLDTLIERWQREVEARSASI; this comes from the coding sequence ATGCCGAACATCACGCTCCCTGACGGTTCCGTACGCAGTTTTGACCATCCGGTGACCGTGCTGGAGGTGGCTGCGTCGATTGGCGCCGGACTGGCGAAGGCGTCCCTTGCCGGCAAAGTCGACGGCAAGCTCGTCGATGTCTCGCATCGCATCGAGAATGACGCGTCGCTCGCGATCGTTACCGACAAGAGCGAAGAGGGCGTGGAGATCATCCGCCACTCGACGGCTCACCTGCTGGCGCATGCGGTGAAGGAGCTCTTCCCGGACGCGCAGGTCACGATCGGGCCCGTGATCGAAAATGGCTTCTACTACGACTTCTCGTACAAGCGCCCCTTTACTCCCGAAGATCTCGAGAGCATCGAAAAGCGCATGGCCGAACTCGCCAAGCGCGAGATCTCCGTCGCGCGCGAAGTATGGTCGCGCGACAAGGCGGTCGAGTTCTTCAAGTCGCAGGGCGAGAACTACAAGGCCGAGATCATCGCGTCGATCCCGCAGGGCGAGGACGTTTCGCTCTATCGCCAGGGCGACTTCATCGATCTGTGCCGCGGCCCCCATGTGCCGTCGACGGGCAAGCTCAAGGTCTTCAAGCTGACCAAGCTTGCGGGCGCCTACTGGCGTGGCGATTCGAAGAACGAGATGCTCCAGCGCGTCTATGGCACCGCTTGGGCGAAGAAGGAAGACCTCGAAAGCTATCTCCATATGCTCGAGGAAGCCGAGAAGCGCGACCATCGCAAGCTCGGCCGTCTGCTCGACCTCTTTCACCTGCAGGAAGAGGCGCCCGGCATGGTGTTCTGGCATGCCAACGGCTGGACGCTGTGGCAGCAGGTAGAGCAGTACATGCGCCGCACGATCCTCGACAACGGCTACCAGGAGGTGAAGACGCCGCAGATCGTCGATCGCTCGCTGTGGGAGAAGTCCGGTCACTGGGGTATGTACTCCGACCTCATGTTTACGACGCAGTCGGAGAAGCGCGACTACGCTGTGAAACCGATGAACTGTCCGTGCCACATCCAGATCTTCAACCAAGGGCTGAAGAGCTACCGAGACCTGCCGTTGCGGATGGCCGAATTCGGCTCCTGCCATCGCAACGAGCCTTCCGGCTCGCTGCACGGCATCATGCGTGTGCGCAATTTCGTGCAGGACGATGCTCACATCTTCTGCGCCGAAGATCAGGTGCAGTCCGAATCGGCGGCGTTCATTAGCCTGCTCCAGAAGGTCTATGCGGATTTCGGCTTCAACGACATCCTGATCAAGCTGTCGACGCGGCCGGACAAGCGCGTCGGTACCGACGAGCAGTGGGATGCGGCCGAGGCGGCGCTTGCTGCCGCGCTCGATGCGCAGGGCCTCGCCTATGAGCTGCAGCCGGGCGAAGGCGCTTTCTACGGGCCGAAGATCGAGTTCTCCTTGAAGGACTGTCTCAATCGCGTGTGGCAATGCGGCACGCTGCAGCTCGACTTCAATCTTCCGGTCCGTCTCGGAGCCGAATATGTCGCCGAGGACAATACGAAGAAATTCCCCGTGATGCTGCATCGTGCGATCCTCGGCTCGCTCGAGCGCTTCATCGGCATTCTCATCGAGCACTTCGCCGGGGCCCTGCCGCTGTGGCTCTCGCCGGTGCAGGCGGTCGTGCTGAATATCTCGGAAGGGCAGTCGGAGTATGCGACGGAAGTCACGAAACGCTTGAAGCGGGCGGGTTTCCGGATCGAGGCGGATTTGCGTAACGAGAAGATTACCTATAAAATACGCGAACATAGCGTGCACAAGCTACCCTACCAGATCGTCATCGGCGAAAAGGAAAAGGCAGCAGGCCTCGTTGCCGTGCGTGCCCGAGGGGGCCAGGATCTTGGCCAGATGACCCTCGATACCCTGATCGAGCGTTGGCAGCGCGAAGTGGAAGCGCGGTCGGCCTCGATTTGA
- a CDS encoding MerR family transcriptional regulator — MQASSHNEASGPLPPIPAKRYFTIGEVSELCAVKPHVLRYWEQEFTQLKPVKRRGNRRYYQHHEVLLVRRIRELLYDEGFTISGARNKLGESAIHQQEEAEESDRLRETLADVRAEIVATLAVLKA; from the coding sequence ATGCAGGCAAGCAGCCATAACGAGGCCTCCGGGCCTCTGCCGCCGATTCCGGCCAAGCGCTACTTCACGATCGGTGAGGTAAGCGAGCTGTGTGCGGTGAAGCCGCATGTGCTGCGCTACTGGGAGCAGGAGTTCACTCAGCTCAAACCGGTGAAGCGGCGCGGCAATCGCCGCTACTACCAGCATCACGAAGTGCTGCTGGTGCGCCGCATCCGCGAGCTCCTGTACGACGAGGGCTTCACCATCTCGGGTGCGCGCAACAAGCTCGGCGAATCAGCAATCCATCAGCAGGAAGAGGCCGAGGAATCCGATCGGCTGCGTGAAACGCTCGCCGATGTGCGAGCGGAGATTGTTGCGACGCTCGCCGTGCTGAAAGCGTGA
- a CDS encoding integration host factor subunit alpha, with the protein MNVTLTKAELADMLFERVGLNKREAKDMVEGFFEEIRLALEKGESVKLSGFGNFQLRDKPQRPGRNPKTGEEIPITARRVVTFHASQKLKAAVEQLSDAGKQP; encoded by the coding sequence ATGAACGTGACCCTGACCAAAGCAGAGCTGGCCGACATGCTGTTCGAGCGTGTCGGCCTCAACAAGCGTGAAGCCAAGGACATGGTGGAAGGCTTCTTCGAGGAGATTCGCCTGGCTCTTGAGAAGGGCGAGTCGGTTAAGCTCTCCGGGTTCGGCAATTTCCAATTGCGCGACAAGCCGCAGCGGCCCGGACGCAATCCGAAGACGGGCGAGGAGATTCCGATCACCGCCCGCCGTGTGGTCACCTTCCATGCCAGTCAGAAGCTGAAGGCAGCCGTGGAGCAGCTGAGCGATGCAGGCAAGCAGCCATAA